A genomic stretch from Edaphobacter aggregans includes:
- a CDS encoding M20/M25/M40 family metallo-hydrolase, which yields MSFARSFARWSCCTAAIAGLVVPSVAADKKKDPVAAVTETPSYYGAQPALENIDLAMYQKIRDEGFKHSHVMQFAGALADGIGPRLTGSPNMAKANAWTKDTLTTIGLENAHLEDWGEFGMGWQQINTWIRMVTPDTAPLMAQAAPWSPATSGPVSGEAVYLDIQDVKELDKYKGKLKGKIVLFGAMRPTPDLTEPLFHRYTTEELAEMETYPTGAGRAGAPNVQQLMADRARLAAVRTAALKMMTEEGVAAIITPSRDGGKGGGTGIIFDDNGANLVRGAQVKETAVTIPNAVMMIEHYNRLGRLLQNHVPVTLEVNIETKFTGDHEHGFDTVAEIPGTDPKLKDQVVMVGGHLDSWISGTGATDNGAGSVVAMEAVRILKALGVKPRRTIRIALWSGEEQGLYGSQGYVKQHFGTFAEPEHPEPASVPGFMRQRGKLTTTREWETLDGYFNLDNGTGMVRGVYTQENTAIAPIFRQWIAPLKDLGVTTISLRNTGGTDHLSYDAVGLPGFQFIQDPMDYETRTHHSNMDTYDRLHPYDLEQAAVVEAIFLYNTSEREAMLPRKPFPHPEKEREMTAPIPGIYPGAVAKPDSK from the coding sequence ATGTCATTCGCTCGCAGTTTTGCGCGCTGGAGCTGTTGCACGGCTGCCATCGCAGGTCTCGTTGTACCGTCCGTTGCTGCCGATAAGAAGAAGGATCCGGTGGCGGCTGTTACCGAGACTCCTTCGTACTATGGCGCTCAGCCAGCGCTGGAGAATATCGACCTTGCGATGTATCAAAAGATTCGAGACGAGGGTTTCAAGCACTCGCACGTAATGCAGTTTGCCGGGGCGCTGGCGGATGGGATCGGTCCGAGGCTGACGGGCTCGCCGAACATGGCGAAGGCGAATGCATGGACCAAGGACACTCTGACGACGATCGGCCTCGAGAACGCGCACCTGGAGGATTGGGGCGAGTTCGGCATGGGTTGGCAGCAGATCAATACGTGGATCCGTATGGTGACTCCGGATACGGCTCCGCTGATGGCGCAGGCAGCACCGTGGTCTCCAGCGACGAGCGGGCCGGTGTCGGGCGAGGCCGTCTACCTTGATATTCAGGATGTCAAAGAACTCGATAAGTACAAGGGCAAGCTGAAGGGCAAGATCGTTCTGTTTGGTGCGATGCGTCCGACGCCTGACCTGACCGAGCCGCTGTTCCATCGGTATACGACCGAGGAGCTGGCGGAGATGGAGACCTATCCGACGGGTGCCGGGCGTGCGGGTGCTCCTAATGTTCAGCAGTTGATGGCTGATCGTGCGCGGCTGGCTGCGGTTCGTACAGCGGCGCTGAAGATGATGACTGAAGAAGGCGTCGCCGCGATCATTACGCCTTCGCGCGATGGCGGTAAGGGCGGCGGCACAGGGATCATCTTCGACGACAACGGGGCGAATCTCGTGCGTGGCGCGCAGGTGAAGGAGACGGCGGTCACGATTCCGAATGCCGTGATGATGATCGAGCACTACAACCGGCTGGGCCGGCTGTTGCAGAACCATGTGCCGGTGACGCTTGAGGTGAACATCGAGACGAAGTTCACGGGCGATCACGAGCATGGCTTCGATACCGTTGCCGAAATTCCTGGCACCGATCCGAAGCTGAAGGACCAGGTGGTTATGGTTGGCGGGCATCTGGATAGCTGGATCTCCGGCACGGGCGCGACGGACAATGGCGCGGGTTCCGTGGTGGCGATGGAGGCTGTGCGCATCCTGAAGGCGCTTGGCGTGAAGCCGCGTCGCACGATCCGGATCGCGTTGTGGTCAGGCGAGGAACAGGGCCTGTACGGTTCGCAGGGCTATGTGAAGCAGCACTTCGGCACGTTTGCAGAGCCGGAGCATCCTGAACCGGCCAGCGTTCCCGGCTTCATGCGCCAGCGCGGCAAGCTGACGACGACCCGGGAGTGGGAGACGTTGGACGGGTACTTCAACCTAGACAACGGCACGGGTATGGTTCGTGGCGTGTACACGCAGGAGAACACGGCGATCGCTCCGATCTTCCGGCAGTGGATTGCACCGCTGAAGGACCTGGGCGTGACGACAATCTCGCTTCGCAACACAGGTGGCACGGACCACCTGTCGTACGATGCGGTTGGCTTGCCCGGCTTCCAGTTCATTCAGGACCCGATGGACTACGAAACGCGCACGCACCACTCGAACATGGACACGTACGACCGGCTGCATCCTTACGACCTGGAGCAGGCTGCGGTGGTCGAGGCGATCTTCCTCTACAACACGAGCGAGCGCGAGGCGATGCTGCCACGCAAGCCATTCCCGCATCCTGAGAAGGAAAGGGAGATGACGGCTCCGATTCCGGGGATCTATCCGGGCGCGGTTGCCAAGCCGGACAGCAAGTAG
- a CDS encoding thioredoxin domain-containing protein — translation MPVIRTCKHCGRKNRVSAKHLAETGRCGECKAPLPPLNEPIPVDAELFDEITQSATVPVLVDFWADWCGPCRMAAPEVARTAADMAGQAIVLKVDTEQNHPLSARYNVRGIPNFAVFHNSRLVKQQAGLVGHDVMESWLRSAASEPVA, via the coding sequence ATGCCCGTGATCCGCACCTGCAAACACTGTGGCCGCAAAAACCGCGTCTCCGCAAAGCATTTGGCAGAGACCGGCCGCTGCGGCGAGTGCAAAGCCCCCCTCCCGCCTCTCAATGAGCCCATCCCCGTCGACGCCGAGCTCTTCGACGAAATCACTCAATCCGCAACCGTTCCCGTCCTGGTCGACTTCTGGGCCGACTGGTGCGGTCCCTGCCGAATGGCCGCACCCGAGGTCGCCCGCACCGCCGCCGACATGGCCGGCCAGGCCATCGTCCTCAAGGTCGACACAGAGCAGAACCATCCACTCTCAGCCCGCTACAACGTCCGCGGCATCCCTAACTTCGCCGTCTTCCACAACAGCCGCCTCGTAAAACAACAAGCCGGCCTCGTTGGCCACGATGTCATGGAATCCTGGCTCCGCTCCGCCGCCTCCGAACCTGTGGCCTGA
- a CDS encoding alpha/beta fold hydrolase, with amino-acid sequence MPQPSSLPRASFHTINADGVQVFYREAGPADAPVILLLHGFPSSSHQYRELIPLLAKRYRVIAPDLPGFGFTVVPDERKYVYTFDSMAKTIDAFLTALGLTKYAIYVFDYGAPVGFRLAVAHPERITAIVSQNGNAYEEGLSDGWGDLRRYWADPTPENRDAIRPMVTYKATRDQYLYGVSDPLLVAPESYTLDAALLARPGIDEIQLDIFLNYATNVALYPTFHQYFRDFKPPLLAIWGKNDPFFIPPGAEAYKRDNPNATVELLDTGHFALETHVEYIAERIDQLLSSVTR; translated from the coding sequence ATGCCACAACCTTCTTCGCTTCCCCGCGCCAGCTTTCACACAATCAATGCCGACGGTGTCCAGGTCTTCTACCGCGAAGCGGGCCCCGCCGACGCTCCGGTCATTCTGCTGCTGCACGGCTTCCCCTCGTCCTCACACCAGTACCGCGAGTTAATTCCCCTTCTGGCGAAGCGTTATCGAGTCATCGCACCGGACCTCCCCGGCTTCGGCTTTACCGTAGTTCCTGACGAGCGAAAGTATGTCTACACCTTCGACTCGATGGCCAAAACCATCGATGCCTTCTTAACCGCGCTCGGGCTGACGAAGTACGCCATCTACGTCTTCGACTACGGCGCACCCGTCGGCTTCCGTCTGGCAGTCGCGCATCCCGAGCGCATAACCGCCATCGTCTCGCAGAATGGAAACGCCTACGAGGAAGGTTTGAGTGACGGATGGGGCGACCTGCGCCGCTACTGGGCCGACCCAACTCCCGAGAACCGCGACGCCATCCGCCCCATGGTCACCTACAAAGCCACGCGCGATCAGTACCTGTATGGCGTAAGCGATCCGCTGTTGGTCGCCCCCGAATCCTACACACTTGACGCCGCACTTCTCGCGCGCCCGGGCATAGATGAAATTCAGTTGGATATCTTCCTCAACTACGCCACCAATGTGGCACTCTATCCCACGTTTCACCAGTATTTTCGTGACTTCAAACCACCACTTCTCGCCATCTGGGGCAAGAACGACCCCTTCTTCATCCCCCCTGGAGCCGAAGCCTACAAGCGCGACAACCCAAACGCGACCGTGGAGCTGCTCGACACGGGCCACTTCGCTCTCGAAACGCACGTGGAATACATCGCGGAGCGAATTGATCAGCTACTCTCATCCGTCACGCGTTGA
- a CDS encoding redoxin domain-containing protein: MRADIVPGSTFPDYELPDHTTKRRKLSELQGPHPMVLVLSRGGFCPKDRRQAELLVQFYREMEVGYCRLVTISTDNLAETNEYRTGVGAYWPFLSDVGRTIQKDLDIAEYTDPQHNPMIPYTLVLEPGLIVFNIYYGYWFFGRPTIEELRQDLRAVTKKCRPDWDITTPEQKAAWQCGEKDRFYPYGKSYAKVFGEQD; this comes from the coding sequence ATGCGAGCAGATATTGTCCCCGGCTCCACATTCCCAGACTACGAACTACCAGATCACACCACCAAACGCCGCAAGCTCTCTGAGTTGCAAGGACCGCACCCGATGGTGCTGGTCCTTAGCCGAGGAGGCTTCTGCCCAAAAGACCGTCGACAGGCAGAATTATTGGTTCAGTTTTATCGCGAGATGGAAGTCGGTTATTGCCGCCTTGTCACCATCAGCACCGACAACCTGGCAGAGACAAACGAGTACCGGACCGGCGTCGGTGCCTACTGGCCGTTTCTGTCTGACGTCGGACGCACGATCCAGAAGGATCTCGACATCGCCGAGTACACCGATCCGCAGCACAATCCAATGATCCCGTACACCCTCGTCCTCGAGCCCGGCCTCATCGTCTTCAATATCTACTACGGTTACTGGTTCTTCGGCCGGCCAACCATCGAAGAGCTACGTCAGGACCTACGCGCCGTCACAAAGAAATGCCGCCCCGATTGGGACATCACAACCCCGGAACAAAAGGCCGCATGGCAATGCGGCGAGAAAGATCGCTTCTACCCCTACGGCAAGAGCTACGCAAAAGTGTTCGGCGAACAGGACTAA